Proteins from one Physeter macrocephalus isolate SW-GA chromosome 16, ASM283717v5, whole genome shotgun sequence genomic window:
- the MMP13 gene encoding collagenase 3 translates to MHPGVLAAFFFLSWTHCLSLPLPNDEDSDDLSEEDFQFAENYLKSYYYPLNPAGILKKTAASSVVDRLREMQSFFGLEVTGRLDDNTLDIMKKPRCGVPDVGEYNVFPRTLKWSKMNLTYRIVNYTPDLTHSEVEKAFKKAFKVWSDVTPLNFTRIHNGTADIMISFGTKEHGDFYPFDGPSGLLAHAFPPGPNYGGDAHFDDDETWTSSSKGYNLFLVAAHEFGHSLGLDHSKDPGALMFPIYTYTGKSHFMLPDDDVQGIQSLYGPGDEDPNPKHPKTPDKCDPSLSLDAITSLRGETMIFKDRFFWRLHPQQVDAELFLTKSFWPELPNRIDAAYEHPSHDLIFIFRGRKFWALNGYDILEGYPRKISELGFPKEIKKISAAVHFEDTGKTLFFSGNQVWSYDETNRVMHNDYPRPIEEDFPGIGDKVDAVFEKNGYIYFFNGPIQFEYSIWSNRIVRVMPTNSLLWC, encoded by the exons ATGCACCCAGGTGTCCTGGCTGCCTTCTTCTTCTTGAGTTGGACTCATTGTTTGTCCCTGCCTCTTCCCAATGATGAAGATTCTGACGATTTGTCCGAGGAAGACTTCCAGTTTGCAGAG AACTACCTGAAATCATACTACTATCCTCTGAATCCTGCTGGAATCCTGAAGAAGACGGCAGCAAGCTCTGTGGTTGACAGGCTTAGAGAAATGCAGTCTTTTTTTGGCTTAGAGGTGACGGGAAGACTTGATGATAACACCTTAGACATCATGAAAAAACCAAGATGTGGCGTCCCTGATGTGGGTGAATATAATGTTTTTCCTCGAACTCTCAAATGGTCCAAAATGAACTTAACCTACAG AATTGTGAATTATACCCCTGATTTGACTCATTCTGAAGTTGAAAAGGCATTCAAAAAAGCCTTTAAAGTTTGGTCTGATGTGACACCTCTGAATTTTACCAGAATTCACAATGGCACTGCGGATATCATGATCTCTTTTGGAACTAAAG AGCATGGTGACTTCTACCCATTTGATGGACCCTCTGGTCTATTGGCTCACGCTTTTCCTCCTGGACCAAATTATGGAGGAGATGCCCATTTTGATGATGATGAAACCTGGACAAGTAGTTCCAAAG GCTACAACTTGTTTCTTGTTGCTGCCCATGAGTTTGGCCATTCCTTAGGTCTTGACCACTCCAAGGACCCAGGGGCACTCATGTTTCCCATATATACCTACACTGGCAAAAGCCACTTTATGCTTCCTGATGATGATGTACAAGGGATCCAGTCTCTCTATG GCCCAGGAGATGAAGACCCCAACCCTAAACATCCCAAAACGCCAGACAAATGTGATCCTTCCTTATCCCTTGATGCCATTACCAGTCTCCGAGGAGAAACAATGATCTTTAAAGACAG ATTCTTCTGGCGTCTGCATCCTCAGCAGGTTGACGCAGAGCTGTTTTTAACAAAATCCTTTTGGCCAGAACTTCCCAACCGTATTGATGCTGCATATGAGCACCCTTCCCATGACCTTATCTTCATCTTTAGAG GCAGAAAATTTTGGGCTCTTAATGGTTACGATATTCTGGAAGGTTATCCCAGAAAAATATCCGAACTGGGATTTccaaaagagattaaaaagataAGTGCAGCCGTTCACTTTGAGGATACAGGGAAGACGCTCTTCTTCTCAGGAAACCAAGTCTGGAG cTATGATGAAACTAACCGTGTGATGCATAATGATTACCCCAGACCAATAGAAGAGGACTTCCCAGGAATTGGTGATAAAGTAGATGCTGTCTTCGAGAAAAATG gttatatctattttttcaatGGGCCCATACAGTTTGAATACAGCATCTGGAGTAACCGTATTGTTCGTGTCATGCCAACAAATTCCTTATTGTGgtgttaa